In Embleya scabrispora, the DNA window GATCGGGCCGGCGGCGAAAAGGCCGACGGGCCCGACCGCGGGGATGCGGTCGGGCCCGTCGGGGACGTGCGGGGTGGAACCGGTGCCCGGGAGTCCGGGCGCGCGGAACCGGTGCGCGTGGGACTAGTGCGCGTGGCCGTGGCCGCCGTGGCTGTGCCCGGCGGGCTCCTCCTCGGCCGGCTTCTCGACGACCAGGGTCTCGGTCGTGAGCAGCAGCGACGCGATGGACGCGGCGTTTTGCAGCGCGGAGCGGGTCACCTTGACCGGGTCGATGACGCCCGAGTCGACCAGGTTGCCGTACTCGCCGGTCGCGGCGTTGAAGCCGTGCCCGACACCGAGCTCCTGCACCTTGTTGACGATCACGTAGCCCTCGAGGCCCGCGTTCTCGGCGATCCAGCGCAGCGGCTCGACCACGGCGCGACGCACGACCGAGACGCCGGTCGCGATGTCGCCGGTCTGGCCCAGGTTGTCCACGAGCACCGAGGCCGCGTGCACCAGGGCGGTGCCGCCGCCGGCGACGATGCCCTCCTCGATGGCCGCGCGGGTCGCGGAGACCGCGTCCTCGAGACGGTGCTTCTTCTCCTTGAGCTCGACCTCGGTGGCCGCGCCCACGCGGATCACGCACACGCCGCCGGCCAGCTTCGCGAGCCGCTCCTGCAGCTTCTCGCGGTCCCAGTCGGAGTCCGTGGACTCGATCTCACGCTTGATCTGCTTCACCCGGTCGGCGATCGCGGCGCCGTCGCCGGCGCCGTCCACGAGGGTGGTGGCGTCCTTGGTGATGGTGATGCGACGGGCGCTGCCCAGCACCTCCAGGCCGACCTGGTCGAGCTTGAGGCCGACCTCGGGGGCGATGACCTGACCGCCGGTCAGGATCGCCATGTCCTCCAGCATCGCCTTGCGGCGGTCGCCGAAGCCCGGGGCCTTGACCGCGACCGCGTTGAAGGTGCCGCGGATCTTGTTCACGACCAGGGTGGACAGCGCCTCGCCGTCCACGTCCTCGGCCACGATCAGCAGCGGCTTCGACGCGCCGGCCTGGATGACCTTCTCCAGCAGCGGCAGCAGTTCGGCGATGGCCGAGATCTTGCCCTGGTGGATCAGGATGTACGGGTCGTCGAGGACGGCCTCCATACGCTCCTGGTCGGTGACCATGTACGGCGACAGGTAGCCCTTGTCGAACTGGAGGCCCTCGGCGAACTCCAGCTCCAGACCCATGGTCTGGGACTCCTCGACGGTGATCACACCGTCCTTGCCGACCTTGTCCATGGCCTCGGCGATCAGCTCGCCGATCTGCTTGTCCTGGGCGGACAGCGCGGCGACGGCGGCGATGTCCTCCTTGCCGTCGATGGCGCGGGCGGTGCCGAGCAGCTGCTCGGACACGGCGGCGACGGCGAGGTCGATGCCCTTCTTCAGGTCCATCGGGGCCGCGCCGGCGGCCACGTTGCGCAGACCCTCGCGCACCAGCGCCTGGGCGAGCACCGTCGCGGTGGTGGTGCCGTCACCCGCGATGTCGTTGGTCTTGGTCGCGACCTCCTTGGCGAGCTGCGCGCCAAGGTTCTCGTACGCGTCCTCGAGCTCCACCTCACGGGCGATGGTCACGCCGTCGTTGGTGATGGTCGGGGCACCGAACTTCTTGTCGATCACGACGTTGCGGCCCTTGGGGCCGAGCGTGACCTTGACGGTGTCGGCCAGCGCGTTGACGCCGCGCTCCAGCGACCGCCGGGCCTTCTCGTCGAACTGGAGGATCTTCGCCATGAGGGTCTTCGTCCTTAAAGGTTGCTTTTCGACGTCGTACAACCGACTCCGCCCCGGGTCCACCGGCCGCGAGGGCAGGGCGATCCGGGGCGGGGTCGTCGAACCGTCACCGGTTCCGGCGCGTCAGCGCGATGTCACTTCTCGATGATCGCGAGCACGTCGCGGGCCGAGAGAACGAGGTATTCCTCGCCGTTGTACTTCACCTCGGTGCCGCCGTACTTGCTGTACAGCACGGTGTCACCGACGGCGACGTCGAGCGGCAGACGCTGACCGTCCTCGAAACGACCCGGGCCCACGGCCAGGACGACGCCCTCCTGGGGCTTCTCCTTGGCGGTGTCCGGGATCACGAGACCCGACGCGGTGGTCTGCTCGGCCTCAAGCGTCTGAACCACGATGCGGTCCTCGAGCGGCTTGATGGCAACCTTGGTGTTGGCGGTCGTCACGATGCGACCTCCCCCTTCGGAGATCTCACGGAAAAATGTCTGTCGGCGAGCGGGACAGATCCGTCGTCGCGGGTGCCGGACCTGCTCGTATCGCACTGGCACACTCATGGGGAGAGTGCCAGCACAGACACTAGGTGGCGGTTAGCACTCCGTCAACCAGAGTGCCAGATTCAGCGCGTCGCGAGCGTTCTTCATACCGGTGGGCCGCGGATCGGTGGGGGTGGGGCGCTCGGCGAGAATGGCCGTGTGCACACCGACGCCATCGAAGCCCTCGCCGCGCTGCTGACCGACGAGGGCCGCTCCCTGCTCGATCTGCTGGCCGATCACGACGCCGCGCACGAGTTGTCGCTGGCCACCCGGTTGCGTCGGGAACATCCGCCGGAGTTGATCGCCGCCGCGCTCACCCAGTCCCGGTTGCGGCAGCGCGGCCGGGCCAAGTTCGGAGCGGACGCGGACCGGATGTTCTTCACGCCCAACGGCCTGGAGCAGTCCACCCGGACCTCGGTGGCCGACCACCGGGCCGCCCGGCTGGCCGCGGCCGGCGTCCGCCGGGCGATTGACCTGTGCTGCGGCATCGGCGGCGACGCCCTCGCGCTGGCCCGCGCCGGGATCGCGGTGCACGCGGTCGATCTCGATCCGCCGACCTGCGCGGTGGTCCGGGCCAACGCCGACGCGCTGGGCCTGGCCGACCTGCTCACGGTCGAGTGCGCGGACGCGACCGAGGTGAACCCGTCCGGCTACGACGCGGCGCTGATCGACCCGGCCCGGCGTACCGCCCGCGGCCGCACCTTCGACCCCGAGTCGTACGCGCCGCCCTTCTCGTTCCTGACCACCCTCGCCGCCCGTGTCCCCGCCGGCGCGGCCAAGGTGGCCCCCGGCATCCCGCACGAGATCGTGCCCGCCGGCATGGAGGCGGAGTGGGTCTCCGACCGCGGCGACGTCAAGGAGGCGGTGTTGTGGTGGGGCGGGCTCGCCCGGGCCGGCCTGCGGGCCACCCTGCTGCCCGGCGGCGCCGAACTGACCTCGGGGTCGGTCCGGCAGGCGCCGGTGGGCCCGATGCGCCGCTACCTCTACGAGCCGGACGGTGCGGTGATCCGGGCCCATCTGGTGTCCGAGGTCGCCGAGTCGGTGAACGGCAACCTGGTGGACGAGACGATCGCCTACCTGACCTCGGACCGGCTGGTGGCCACCGCGTTCGCGAGCGTGTACGAGATCACCGACGTGTTGCCGTTCAACCTCAAGCGGCTCAAGGCCCTGTTGCGCGAGCGCGGCGTCGGCACCCTGACGGTCAAGAAGCGCGGCTCGGCGGTCGAGCCGGAGGAGGTCCGCCGCCGAGTCCGCCCCACCGGCCCGAACGCGGCCACGGTGCTGCTGACCCGGGTGGCGGGCGCGCCCACGATGCTGATCGGTCGTCCGGTGTCCGGCACCGGATGACCCGGGCCCGGCCGAGGCGCTCCTCGGCTCAGCCGATGTAGTCCTCCAGGCGCGCGATCGTGAAGCCCTGGGCCTGGATCTTGCGCAGCATGTTGCCGAACATCTCGGTCATCGTGGTGCCCTTGAGCTCACTCGGGCCGCGGAAGTGGGCCAGGATGATGTCGCCCGGGTGCAGCTTCTTCTCCCCCACGTACTGCATGTCGTTGATCTGCATCGACTCCTGCCACTTGACGATCGCGCCGATCCCGCCGCAACCGCCGGCCACCGTCTGCGTGGTCGCGTTCCAGTTGCCGTAGGGCGGCCGGAACAGCGTCGGGCGTTTGCCGTACAGCTCGCCGAGCCGGTCCTGTTGGCCGCAGATCTGGTGCTTTTGCGCGTCGGCGCCCAGGGTCTTCAGATCGGGGTGGGAGAGCGTGTGGTTCTGCACGGTGGCGCCGAGGTCCTGGAGCTTGCGGAAGTATTCCGGGTCCTGGCGCACGTAGGTGTCGTTGAGGAACATCGCCACCGGGATGCGCAGGTCCCGCATCATGTCCAGGAACTTGGGGTCCTTCTCCGCGCCGTCGTCGATCGTGATGAACACGATCTTTTCCTGCGTGGGGATCTTCTCCACCATCGGCGGCTTGGGCCCGCCCCCCTTGATCGGCTTGTCCGCGGGCGGGGCGGGCGGCGCGGCGAACGGCTTCAGGTTCCACTTCGCGGCGAGGGCGGCGGGGTCGGCGCCGGGGGTGTCCGGCTTGGCCGCGGGCGCCGGTTTGGCGGCGGTGGTCGAGGTGCCGCCGGAGGGTGCCCGCGTGGCCTCGACCGACGACGTGCCGTCGGATCCGCCGCAGCCGGTCAGCGCGAGCAGCAGCACGCCGGCCAGGCCGACGCCGGCCGAGGCGAAGACGCCTCGCCGCTTTTGTACCGTTCCATGCACCACTGTCGCCGGCCCTTCCGTCGCCTGGACCGTTCGCCCGATCCACCCGCGCCCACGCTACGCGGGGCGGCGGCCTGTCACGGTCCGGACAAGCCCTGTTCAAGGGACTGTCGAAGAACTGTTGAGCGGCCGATGAGCTGGGCACACTCCCGGCAAGGCCAATGGCACGTGCGGCGGCGCGCAGCCATCAGCCAAGGCACTCGACCCGCGTCCGGCTTGCGAATGGCCTCCTCGTCGGACGCGGGTCGAGTGTTGCGCGGACGAGGCGGGACCGGGGGCGCGACCGGGGGCGGGGCCTTTCAGGGCCCGACGCTGAGCCGTTCGAAATTCCAGGTGTGCGGCGGCCGGGCGACCAGGGCGGTCGGCGGCTCGGGCAGCGCCACCGGCGGGCCGGTCCACAGCGCGATCACCACCACGCGGTCCCCGTCGGGTCCGTCCGGGGCGGCGAACACCTCGATCCGCTCCAGGCCGGGCGCGTCGACCACGGTGGGCAGCGCCGCCTCGTGCACCCACGCGGCCAGCGCCGAACCGTCGCCGGGCTCGGTCCTGGCCTCCCACATCGCCGCGATCGCCATGGTCAGGACACCGCCTGCGAGACGGTGACCGGCATCGACGAGTCGGCCGGGATGGACAGCGTGGAGGGGGCCCGGCCGCGGGCGACCATCTCGGCGCCCAGCGCGGCGACCATCGCGCCGTTGTCGGTGCACAGGCCCGGTCGCGGCACGCGCAGCACGATCCCGGCCGCGTCGCAGCGCTCCCGCGCCAGCGCCCGCAGGCGGGTGTTGGCGGACACGCCGCCGCCCATCATCAGGTGCTCGACGCCGTTCTCCTTGCAGGCCCGGATCGCCTTGCGGGTGAGCACGTCGACCACCGCCTCCTGGAAGGAGGCCGCCACGTCGGCCACCGGCACGCTCTCCCCGGCCCGCTGCCGGGCCTCGACCCAGCGCGCGACCGAGGTCTTGAGGCCGGAGAAGGAGAAGTCGAACGGCGCGTCGCGCGGACCGGTCAGCCCGCGCGGGAAGGCGATCGCGGCGCGGTCGCCTTCCCGCGCCCACCGATCGATCACCGGCCCGCCCGGGAAGCCGAGTCCGAGCACCCGCGCGACCTTGTCGAACGCCTCGCCCGCCGCGTCGTCGATGGTCGACCCCAGCGGGCGCACGTCGGAGGTGATGTCGGGCACGAGCAGCAGCGAGGAGTGCCCGCCGGAGACCAGCAGCGCCATGCACGGCTCGGGCAGTCTGCCGTGCTCCAGCTGGTCCACGCACACGTGCGAGGCCAGGTGGTTGACGCCGTACAGCGGCTTGTCGAGGGCGACCGCGTAGCCCTTGGCAGCGGCGACGCCGACCAGCAGCGCGCCCGCCAGGCCGGGTCCCGAGGTGACCGCGATCGCGTCGATGTCGCCCATCGTGACGCCCGCGTCGGCGAGCGCGCGCCGCACCGTCGGCACCATCGCCTCCAGGTGCGCGCGACTGGCGACCTCGGGCACCACACCGCCGAACCGGGCGTGTTCGTCGACGCTGGAGGCGACCGCGTCGGCGAGCAGCGTGGTGCCGCGCACGATGCCGATGCCAGTCTCGTCGCACGAGGTCTCGATGCCCAGGACGAGTGGTTCGTCAGCCACCGGTGGCCGTTCCTTCCCGACGTTCCTTCAGATCGCAGCGCATCACCAACGCGTCCACGTTGGCGGGCTGGTAGTAGCCCCGGCGCACGCCGATCCCCTTGAAGCCGAAGCGCTCGTACAGCGCCTGCGCGCGGGCGTTGTCCACCCGCACCTCGAGCAGTACGTCCCGGCAGCCGCGGGCCACGGCCAGGTCGAGCAGTTCGGTCAACAGCAGCGCGCCCAGGCCCGTGCCCCACCGATCGCGACGCACCCCGATGGTCTGCACGTCGCCCTCGTCGCCGATCACCGCGAGCCCGGCATATCCCGCCAGGCCGCCGGTCTCGTCCTCGGCGACCACGTAGTGCCGCATCTCGGGCTCCGACAACTCGGACCAGAACATGCCCGCCGACCACGCGTCCTCGGCGAACAACTCGTGTTCGAGTCGCATCACGGCCTCGATGTCCCACCATCGCATCCGCCGCAGGCGAGACCCGAATTCCATGCGGGAAGTCTAGGGCCTGCCCGGCGGATCCCGGCGGGGCTACGCCCCGGGCGGGGGCCCCGCGGGGGTGACGGCCTTGTAGCCGGCGGGGACCTGGGCGTCGGGGCGGCGCAGGTAGAGGGGCTCCGGCGGGAGCAGGGCGAGGCCGGCGGTCAGGCGTTCGACGGCGAACGCCGCGAGTGCGGCGGCGTCCGGGTGTTCGGGGCCGCGCACGTCCGCGAACGAGTCCGGGTACAGCGCGGCGCCCGCGCCGACGGCGGGCAGCGCGGTGACGGTCGCGGCCAGGTCGCCGGCGCGGTCCACCGACGGTCCCTCGACGCGCGTGTGGGCGTCGTCGTACCGCGCCCAGTAGACCTCCTTGCGGCGCGCGTCGGTCGCGGCCGTGAACGGCCCGGCGACGGTGGCGTCGCGGCCGGCGGCGTACGCGAGCGCGTCCAGGGTGCAGACGCCGTGCACGGGGATGCCGAGCGCGTCGCCCAGCGCGAGCGCGGTCACGATGCCCACCCGCAGGCCGGTGTACGGCCCGGGGCCGACGCCGACCGCGATGTCGGTGAGCTCGGCGCGGGTGCGTCCCGCCGCCCGGAGCACGTCGACGATCCCGGGCGCGAGCAACTCGCCCTGCCGGCGCGCGTCGATCCGGGTG includes these proteins:
- the groL gene encoding chaperonin GroEL (60 kDa chaperone family; promotes refolding of misfolded polypeptides especially under stressful conditions; forms two stacked rings of heptamers to form a barrel-shaped 14mer; ends can be capped by GroES; misfolded proteins enter the barrel where they are refolded when GroES binds), which translates into the protein MAKILQFDEKARRSLERGVNALADTVKVTLGPKGRNVVIDKKFGAPTITNDGVTIAREVELEDAYENLGAQLAKEVATKTNDIAGDGTTTATVLAQALVREGLRNVAAGAAPMDLKKGIDLAVAAVSEQLLGTARAIDGKEDIAAVAALSAQDKQIGELIAEAMDKVGKDGVITVEESQTMGLELEFAEGLQFDKGYLSPYMVTDQERMEAVLDDPYILIHQGKISAIAELLPLLEKVIQAGASKPLLIVAEDVDGEALSTLVVNKIRGTFNAVAVKAPGFGDRRKAMLEDMAILTGGQVIAPEVGLKLDQVGLEVLGSARRITITKDATTLVDGAGDGAAIADRVKQIKREIESTDSDWDREKLQERLAKLAGGVCVIRVGAATEVELKEKKHRLEDAVSATRAAIEEGIVAGGGTALVHAASVLVDNLGQTGDIATGVSVVRRAVVEPLRWIAENAGLEGYVIVNKVQELGVGHGFNAATGEYGNLVDSGVIDPVKVTRSALQNAASIASLLLTTETLVVEKPAEEEPAGHSHGGHGHAH
- the groES gene encoding co-chaperone GroES; the protein is MTTANTKVAIKPLEDRIVVQTLEAEQTTASGLVIPDTAKEKPQEGVVLAVGPGRFEDGQRLPLDVAVGDTVLYSKYGGTEVKYNGEEYLVLSARDVLAIIEK
- a CDS encoding class I SAM-dependent methyltransferase, which encodes MHTDAIEALAALLTDEGRSLLDLLADHDAAHELSLATRLRREHPPELIAAALTQSRLRQRGRAKFGADADRMFFTPNGLEQSTRTSVADHRAARLAAAGVRRAIDLCCGIGGDALALARAGIAVHAVDLDPPTCAVVRANADALGLADLLTVECADATEVNPSGYDAALIDPARRTARGRTFDPESYAPPFSFLTTLAARVPAGAAKVAPGIPHEIVPAGMEAEWVSDRGDVKEAVLWWGGLARAGLRATLLPGGAELTSGSVRQAPVGPMRRYLYEPDGAVIRAHLVSEVAESVNGNLVDETIAYLTSDRLVATAFASVYEITDVLPFNLKRLKALLRERGVGTLTVKKRGSAVEPEEVRRRVRPTGPNAATVLLTRVAGAPTMLIGRPVSGTG
- a CDS encoding polysaccharide deacetylase family protein; the protein is MVHGTVQKRRGVFASAGVGLAGVLLLALTGCGGSDGTSSVEATRAPSGGTSTTAAKPAPAAKPDTPGADPAALAAKWNLKPFAAPPAPPADKPIKGGGPKPPMVEKIPTQEKIVFITIDDGAEKDPKFLDMMRDLRIPVAMFLNDTYVRQDPEYFRKLQDLGATVQNHTLSHPDLKTLGADAQKHQICGQQDRLGELYGKRPTLFRPPYGNWNATTQTVAGGCGGIGAIVKWQESMQINDMQYVGEKKLHPGDIILAHFRGPSELKGTTMTEMFGNMLRKIQAQGFTIARLEDYIG
- the tsaD gene encoding tRNA (adenosine(37)-N6)-threonylcarbamoyltransferase complex transferase subunit TsaD yields the protein MADEPLVLGIETSCDETGIGIVRGTTLLADAVASSVDEHARFGGVVPEVASRAHLEAMVPTVRRALADAGVTMGDIDAIAVTSGPGLAGALLVGVAAAKGYAVALDKPLYGVNHLASHVCVDQLEHGRLPEPCMALLVSGGHSSLLLVPDITSDVRPLGSTIDDAAGEAFDKVARVLGLGFPGGPVIDRWAREGDRAAIAFPRGLTGPRDAPFDFSFSGLKTSVARWVEARQRAGESVPVADVAASFQEAVVDVLTRKAIRACKENGVEHLMMGGGVSANTRLRALARERCDAAGIVLRVPRPGLCTDNGAMVAALGAEMVARGRAPSTLSIPADSSMPVTVSQAVS
- the rimI gene encoding ribosomal protein S18-alanine N-acetyltransferase → MEFGSRLRRMRWWDIEAVMRLEHELFAEDAWSAGMFWSELSEPEMRHYVVAEDETGGLAGYAGLAVIGDEGDVQTIGVRRDRWGTGLGALLLTELLDLAVARGCRDVLLEVRVDNARAQALYERFGFKGIGVRRGYYQPANVDALVMRCDLKERREGTATGG
- the tsaB gene encoding tRNA (adenosine(37)-N6)-threonylcarbamoyltransferase complex dimerization subunit type 1 TsaB; the encoded protein is MLLLAFDTATPAVTVALHDDSRVLAGSTRIDARRQGELLAPGIVDVLRAAGRTRAELTDIAVGVGPGPYTGLRVGIVTALALGDALGIPVHGVCTLDALAYAAGRDATVAGPFTAATDARRKEVYWARYDDAHTRVEGPSVDRAGDLAATVTALPAVGAGAALYPDSFADVRGPEHPDAAALAAFAVERLTAGLALLPPEPLYLRRPDAQVPAGYKAVTPAGPPPGA